Proteins from one Gloeocapsa sp. PCC 73106 genomic window:
- a CDS encoding ATP-grasp domain-containing protein produces the protein MKAILQNIGTLILLTILLPLNLVIVLTSLIISWLTPGVNQTTTQANPKRILITGGKMTKSLQLCRSFHQAGHQVFLVETDKYWLSGHRFSQAVDKFYTIPAPEKDPDGYTQSLVNIVKTENIDVFIPVSSPVASYYDALAGTKLSEYCEVIHFSPEITQILDNKYSFCAQAQTLGLSIPKAFLITNPQQILDFDFVTDGSQYILKSIPYDSVSRLDKTKLPCQDMAEYVNSLSITPENPWVMQEFIKGYEYCTHSTVRNGKITLHCCAPSSPFQINYQSVDKPEMMTWVSKFVGGLNLTGQISFDFIQTVDGEIYPIECNPRTHSAITMFYNHPGLADAYLNDHPIEIITPLPESKPTYWLYHELWRLTEIKSWSDFTQWWHKITQGKDALFQFNDPLPFLTVPHWQITLLLLDNLRKLKGWIRIDFNIGKLVELGGD, from the coding sequence ATGAAAGCCATACTGCAAAATATCGGCACGTTAATTTTATTAACAATACTATTACCCTTAAATTTAGTAATCGTATTAACCTCTCTAATAATTAGCTGGCTAACTCCCGGCGTAAATCAAACCACAACCCAAGCTAATCCCAAACGCATTTTAATTACCGGCGGTAAAATGACTAAATCTCTACAATTATGTCGTTCTTTTCATCAAGCTGGACATCAAGTATTCTTAGTAGAGACTGATAAATATTGGTTATCTGGTCATCGTTTTTCCCAAGCGGTAGATAAATTTTACACCATCCCTGCACCAGAAAAAGACCCAGATGGATATACTCAAAGTTTAGTAAATATAGTTAAAACAGAGAATATAGACGTATTTATACCCGTATCTAGTCCAGTGGCTAGTTATTACGATGCTTTAGCTGGCACTAAATTATCAGAATATTGTGAAGTTATCCACTTCTCCCCAGAAATTACCCAGATATTGGATAATAAATATAGTTTTTGTGCCCAAGCCCAAACCCTCGGATTATCCATACCCAAAGCTTTTTTAATCACCAACCCTCAACAAATTCTCGATTTTGACTTTGTTACCGACGGGAGTCAATATATTCTCAAAAGCATACCCTATGACTCAGTTTCTCGTTTAGATAAAACTAAACTGCCCTGTCAAGATATGGCAGAATATGTGAACAGTCTTTCCATTACTCCAGAAAATCCCTGGGTGATGCAAGAATTTATTAAAGGATACGAATATTGTACCCATAGCACCGTACGCAATGGTAAGATTACCCTTCATTGTTGTGCACCATCTTCACCCTTTCAGATAAATTATCAATCGGTAGACAAACCAGAGATGATGACTTGGGTGAGTAAATTTGTAGGAGGATTAAATCTGACTGGGCAAATTTCTTTTGATTTTATTCAAACCGTTGATGGTGAAATCTATCCCATTGAATGTAATCCCCGCACCCATTCAGCCATTACCATGTTTTACAATCACCCGGGATTGGCTGATGCCTATTTAAATGATCATCCGATAGAAATAATTACACCACTTCCAGAGAGTAAACCCACTTATTGGCTATATCACGAATTATGGCGTTTAACCGAAATAAAATCTTGGTCCGATTTTACCCAATGGTGGCACAAAATTACCCAGGGTAAAGATGCCTTATTTCAATTTAACGATCCTCTACCATTTTTAACCGTCCCACATTGGCAAATTACCCTATTACTCCTGGATAACTTACGTAAATTAAAAGGCTGGATTCGCATTGATTTTAATATCGGTAAGTTAGTGGAGTTAGGAGGAGATTAA
- a CDS encoding ATP-grasp enzyme, D-alanine-D-alanine ligase — protein sequence MSATTILHLVGSAESDFYANLSRLYAKDSLEALNNNPRYNFRIAYITPNRLWRFPSSLSQVDIDSAQPLSIASAVEFLHQQKIDLVLPQMFCLPGMTEYRSLLDLLQIRYIGNPPDVMAIAANKAKTKAIVATAGVKVPKGELLRHSDIPSLKPPVVIKPVNADNSLGVTLVKEKSEYQTALQTAFSYSSEVLVEEYIALGREVRCGIIVKDGELLALPLEEYLVNADNQPIRNYADKLKQTDNGELIFAAKDNGKAWIVDTTDSITPSVQSVAKQCHQALGCRHYSLFDFRIDPLGQPWFLEAGLYCSFSPKSVIVTMAKAAGISLDDLLMNYVLS from the coding sequence GTGTCAGCAACTACTATTTTACATTTGGTTGGGTCAGCCGAGAGCGATTTTTATGCTAATTTATCTCGTTTGTACGCTAAAGACTCTCTAGAAGCTTTGAATAACAATCCCCGGTATAACTTTCGGATTGCTTATATAACGCCCAACCGTCTCTGGCGTTTTCCCTCTTCCCTGAGTCAAGTAGATATTGATTCCGCTCAACCTCTATCTATTGCTTCAGCTGTAGAGTTTTTGCATCAACAAAAGATTGATTTAGTCTTACCTCAGATGTTTTGTCTGCCAGGTATGACAGAATATCGTTCTTTGTTAGACTTATTACAGATACGATATATCGGCAATCCTCCGGATGTTATGGCTATAGCTGCTAACAAGGCTAAAACTAAAGCTATTGTGGCAACAGCAGGCGTAAAAGTACCTAAAGGTGAATTGCTTAGACATTCAGATATCCCCAGCCTCAAACCTCCGGTAGTTATTAAACCAGTCAATGCTGATAATTCGTTGGGTGTGACATTGGTTAAAGAGAAATCAGAATATCAAACCGCTTTACAAACTGCTTTTAGCTACTCCTCAGAAGTATTGGTAGAAGAATATATCGCCTTAGGAAGGGAAGTCAGATGTGGTATCATCGTCAAAGATGGGGAATTACTAGCTTTACCCCTAGAAGAGTATTTGGTTAATGCAGATAATCAACCAATTCGTAATTATGCAGATAAATTGAAACAAACAGACAATGGTGAGCTTATATTCGCTGCCAAAGATAATGGCAAAGCTTGGATAGTAGATACCACAGATTCAATCACTCCTTCTGTACAATCAGTAGCTAAACAATGTCATCAAGCCCTTGGTTGTCGCCATTATAGTCTATTTGATTTTAGGATTGATCCTCTCGGTCAACCCTGGTTTTTGGAGGCTGGTTTATATTGCTCTTTTTCCCCTAAAAGTGTGATTGTAACTATGGCTAAAGCTGCAGGGATATCTCTTGATGATTTATTGATGAACTACGTCTTGTCGTAA
- a CDS encoding sedoheptulose 7-phosphate cyclase: MVQAQPQAKSEKLPQKLSSLKSEKIIELRHDDKYLTSQWYTGNGTIAASGDNRSFKITASYTLEAEVRLVQGIFDLNNVTLAEIYGPRGRCVAIVDQTVDELYGKEIRNYFQQQQIPLELLSCRAWESDKTPETVHRLLHFLGKDGCDVSRNEPVLVIGGGVLSDVAGLACALQHRRTPYIMIGTTVVAAIDAGPSPRTCTNGAQFKNSIGAYHPPVLTLVDRGFFSTLSLGHIRNGMAEIIKMAVTDDPILFELMEEYGARLLETHFATVDSDETLNAIADQVIYRALFSYMQHEGTNMFETYQDRPHAYGHTWSPSFEPAAKLLHGHAVAIGMAFGASLATEMGWLKTTERDRIIALCRSLGLSVYHPILEDIDLMLKAQKNMRRKRGEGGIWAPLPTGIGSCDYAQEISSGLLQAGIEHHKQLCTSLPDDGKGEQMYLSDLGLE; this comes from the coding sequence ATGGTTCAAGCGCAACCACAAGCAAAATCGGAAAAATTACCACAAAAGCTCTCTTCTCTAAAATCTGAGAAAATTATTGAATTGAGGCACGATGATAAATATCTCACATCGCAATGGTACACAGGCAATGGAACGATCGCCGCTAGTGGAGATAATCGCTCATTTAAGATAACTGCTAGTTATACATTAGAAGCAGAAGTTAGATTAGTCCAAGGAATTTTTGACCTCAATAACGTAACTTTGGCAGAAATATATGGTCCTCGCGGTCGTTGTGTAGCGATTGTGGATCAAACAGTAGATGAATTGTACGGCAAAGAGATACGCAATTATTTCCAACAACAACAAATCCCCTTAGAATTATTGTCTTGTCGTGCTTGGGAATCAGATAAAACTCCAGAAACTGTACACCGATTACTCCATTTCTTAGGCAAAGATGGTTGTGATGTATCTCGTAACGAACCAGTATTAGTCATTGGTGGTGGTGTGCTGAGTGATGTGGCAGGATTAGCTTGTGCATTACAACATAGGCGCACTCCCTATATTATGATTGGGACAACAGTAGTAGCGGCTATCGATGCAGGGCCATCTCCTCGTACTTGCACAAACGGTGCACAATTCAAAAATAGTATCGGTGCTTATCATCCCCCGGTGTTAACTTTAGTAGACCGTGGCTTTTTCAGCACCCTATCCCTTGGTCATATTCGTAATGGGATGGCGGAAATAATTAAAATGGCTGTTACTGATGATCCCATTTTATTTGAATTGATGGAAGAATATGGTGCTCGACTGCTAGAGACGCATTTTGCCACAGTTGATAGTGATGAGACATTAAATGCGATCGCCGATCAAGTAATTTATCGTGCTCTTTTCTCCTACATGCAGCACGAAGGCACTAATATGTTTGAAACTTATCAAGATCGTCCCCATGCTTATGGGCACACCTGGAGTCCAAGCTTTGAGCCGGCGGCTAAATTACTCCACGGACATGCAGTAGCTATTGGGATGGCTTTTGGGGCTAGTCTAGCTACAGAGATGGGATGGTTAAAAACAACAGAACGCGATCGCATCATTGCCTTGTGTCGTTCTCTTGGTTTATCGGTATATCATCCTATTCTAGAAGACATTGACTTGATGTTAAAAGCCCAGAAAAACATGAGACGTAAACGAGGAGAAGGAGGTATTTGGGCGCCATTACCTACAGGAATTGGTTCTTGTGATTACGCACAAGAGATATCCTCTGGGCTATTACAAGCTGGTATTGAACACCATAAACAATTATGTACCTCTCTGCCCGATGATGGCAAAGGAGAACAAATGTACCTAAGTGACCTTGGTTTAGAATAA
- a CDS encoding arsenate reductase family protein, with product MSFEVYGIPNCGTCKKACQWLTAQGIEYSFVNYREDPPSVSSISAWVAQLGTKALKNTSGQSYRQLGPERQDWSDEQWIQAFAHDPMLIKRPVIVKDQEAIAAGFRLKEADLKRKLGI from the coding sequence ATGTCATTTGAAGTATACGGAATACCCAATTGTGGGACTTGTAAAAAAGCTTGTCAATGGCTAACAGCCCAAGGTATAGAATATAGCTTTGTTAACTATCGAGAGGATCCTCCCTCTGTGTCTTCTATCAGCGCTTGGGTCGCTCAGTTAGGGACAAAGGCTTTAAAAAACACCTCTGGTCAATCCTATCGTCAATTAGGGCCAGAAAGACAAGATTGGAGTGATGAGCAATGGATCCAAGCTTTTGCTCACGATCCCATGCTGATTAAGCGTCCCGTGATAGTCAAAGATCAAGAGGCGATCGCGGCAGGCTTTAGACTCAAAGAAGCAGATTTAAAGCGAAAACTTGGTATTTAA
- a CDS encoding M48 family metallopeptidase, with protein MPSYPGIASQAFKHPEDQQAEDALRSLPGFDLVASSFIEYLQERPQQIYLLGNNIKVGPRQYATVYGIFRDCLRDLSIYPKPDLYIAQNPQVNAYSLGHQHPYIVLNTGLLELMNETELRVAIAHELGHIKCEHTILIQMAIWVMGAASLLGELTLGLGNLISSSLIFAFYEWRRKAELSADRATLLLMGDLEPVFQTMMTLAGGTQKYQHECSLAEFIRQAEQYQDLGQDNLNQVYRFFVYNGSQGNFLTHPFAVERLLLLKDWSTSAQYQQIRQGNYPREGAKGAVNVESQSEAEILRRQIQDLQEQIDRLRSQRK; from the coding sequence ATGCCCAGTTATCCCGGAATCGCTAGTCAAGCTTTTAAACATCCTGAGGATCAGCAAGCTGAAGATGCTTTACGCAGCTTACCTGGCTTTGATCTGGTCGCTAGTAGTTTTATTGAATATCTTCAGGAACGTCCCCAACAGATTTATCTCTTAGGGAATAATATCAAGGTGGGACCAAGACAATACGCCACCGTCTACGGTATTTTTCGCGATTGTCTTAGGGATTTGAGCATTTACCCCAAACCTGATCTCTATATTGCTCAAAATCCTCAAGTTAACGCTTATTCTCTGGGACATCAACACCCTTATATTGTTCTCAATACGGGTTTGTTGGAACTGATGAATGAGACTGAATTGCGCGTGGCGATCGCCCACGAGTTGGGACATATCAAGTGTGAACACACTATCTTAATTCAGATGGCGATTTGGGTGATGGGTGCGGCTTCTCTTTTGGGAGAATTGACTCTAGGGTTGGGTAATCTTATTTCTAGTAGTCTTATCTTTGCTTTTTACGAATGGCGACGCAAAGCAGAGTTATCAGCGGATCGGGCGACTTTACTCTTAATGGGGGATCTCGAACCGGTCTTTCAAACCATGATGACTTTAGCTGGAGGAACTCAGAAATACCAACATGAGTGTAGTTTAGCGGAATTTATCCGACAAGCGGAACAATATCAAGATCTAGGACAGGATAATCTCAATCAAGTTTACCGTTTCTTCGTTTATAACGGCAGTCAAGGTAACTTTCTTACCCATCCTTTTGCGGTAGAAAGATTACTCCTACTCAAAGATTGGTCGACTTCGGCGCAATATCAACAAATTCGTCAGGGTAATTATCCTCGAGAAGGAGCCAAGGGCGCGGTGAACGTTGAAAGTCAATCGGAAGCGGAAATATTGCGTCGTCAAATTCAAGATCTACAAGAGCAAATTGACCGGCTTCGTTCCCAAAGGAAATAA
- a CDS encoding O-methyltransferase: MAQQANIPTQLMNSLEQIQTLASGIDPYLEQCTTPESTALANLAQKTAAEDWSKRFSDGETVRQLEQEMLSGHIEGQTLKLFVHMTKAKRILEIGMFTGYSALAMAEALPEDGYMVACEVDSYVADFARACFQESPHGSKIKVEVAPALETMKKLVDTQESFDLVFIDADKKEYVDYFKLILDGNLLIPGGFILVDNTLLQGQAYLPPGQRTPNGEAIAQFNSIVASDARVEQVLLPLRDGLTIIRRK, encoded by the coding sequence ATGGCTCAACAAGCCAATATTCCTACTCAGTTAATGAATTCTTTGGAACAAATACAGACATTAGCTTCTGGTATAGATCCCTATCTAGAGCAATGTACTACACCAGAATCTACAGCTTTAGCCAATTTAGCTCAAAAAACCGCAGCTGAAGACTGGAGTAAACGCTTTAGCGATGGTGAGACAGTGCGTCAATTAGAACAAGAAATGCTGTCAGGGCATATTGAGGGGCAAACCCTTAAATTGTTTGTCCATATGACCAAAGCTAAGCGTATCTTAGAAATTGGGATGTTTACCGGATATTCCGCCCTAGCCATGGCTGAAGCCTTGCCAGAAGACGGCTATATGGTTGCCTGTGAAGTAGATAGCTATGTAGCTGACTTTGCCCGCGCCTGTTTTCAGGAATCCCCCCACGGCAGCAAAATCAAGGTAGAAGTAGCCCCCGCTTTAGAGACAATGAAAAAATTAGTTGATACTCAAGAATCTTTTGATTTAGTGTTTATTGACGCTGATAAAAAAGAATATGTGGACTATTTCAAGCTAATTTTAGATGGGAATTTATTAATACCAGGGGGATTTATCTTGGTAGATAATACTCTACTGCAAGGACAAGCCTATTTACCACCAGGGCAAAGGACACCCAATGGGGAAGCGATCGCCCAATTTAATAGCATTGTAGCATCCGATGCACGGGTAGAACAGGTTTTACTACCCTTACGTGATGGATTAACTATTATTCGGCGTAAATAA
- a CDS encoding L-lactate dehydrogenase: MFEQLFLPLPEIEKPSTLRPRKGVVIGVGQVGIACAYSLLIQNCFDELILQDIAEEKVEGEVMDLMHGIPFLEPTDLKAGTVADAGQDADVVIITAGAAQKPGESRLNLLERNVSIFRHILSDVVKYCPNAILLIVSNPVDIMTYVTLKITGFPSHRVIGSGTVLDSARFRALIGQKLGIDARSVHAYIIGEHGDSEVPVWSTANVAGVKLLMNQDWDDLSQDYRQELEDLFSQVKNAAYEIIQRKGYTSYAIGLTVTDIVKAIMRSQERVLTVSSLVQGFYGIENICLSLPAVVNEKGIIKKLNLVLSEREKEQLIKSAQVLTEIFTELKI; encoded by the coding sequence ATGTTTGAGCAACTATTTCTCCCTCTACCTGAAATTGAAAAACCCTCAACCCTTCGCCCTCGCAAAGGCGTAGTTATTGGTGTAGGTCAAGTGGGTATCGCTTGCGCCTATTCTCTCCTGATTCAAAACTGTTTTGATGAATTAATCTTGCAAGATATCGCCGAGGAAAAAGTCGAAGGCGAAGTTATGGATCTAATGCACGGTATACCTTTTCTAGAACCTACCGATCTTAAAGCGGGAACAGTCGCTGACGCGGGACAAGACGCCGATGTAGTTATTATTACCGCAGGAGCCGCTCAAAAACCCGGAGAAAGCCGTTTAAATCTTTTAGAACGTAACGTCAGCATCTTTAGACATATTCTCAGTGACGTAGTCAAATACTGTCCCAACGCCATTTTACTCATTGTTAGTAATCCTGTGGATATTATGACCTACGTGACGCTAAAAATTACCGGTTTCCCCAGTCATCGCGTCATTGGTTCGGGTACAGTCTTAGATTCGGCTCGTTTTCGTGCGCTCATTGGTCAAAAACTAGGTATTGACGCCCGTAGCGTTCACGCCTACATTATCGGTGAACATGGAGATAGTGAGGTTCCCGTATGGAGTACAGCTAACGTAGCTGGGGTAAAATTGTTGATGAACCAAGATTGGGATGATCTCTCCCAAGACTATCGTCAAGAACTTGAAGATTTATTCAGTCAAGTTAAAAACGCCGCTTACGAGATTATTCAACGCAAGGGCTATACTTCCTACGCGATTGGTTTAACCGTGACGGACATCGTTAAGGCGATTATGCGCTCTCAAGAACGTGTATTGACCGTGAGTAGTCTAGTTCAGGGTTTTTATGGCATAGAAAATATCTGTTTGAGTTTACCTGCGGTAGTTAATGAAAAAGGGATTATCAAAAAGCTCAATCTCGTTCTCAGTGAAAGAGAAAAAGAACAGTTAATCAAGTCTGCTCAAGTACTGACAGAAATATTTACAGAACTGAAAATTTAA
- a CDS encoding aspartate:alanine exchanger family transporter: MAINIVQLLKDHPELVLFVLLALAYLIGNIRIGSLELGAPPGMLIAGLIFGHFGFNVFEGIETIGLFFFLYAVAFQAGPAFFNVVLADGTKYITMGAIATVVGFVLTYLFAMVFQFDAGTAAGLLAGSLTSPAGVAAAIETAPSPEMIPQISISYAITYLIGDISVLLLARNIPKLFRFDLIAQSKKAAAEKHVNEGEDSNPNSWTLTLRVYQVSNPSLVGKTILDLQKIVDCLVLRYKTGGLVTEFDPETRLQKGDRLLIWGSIEQQDVLDQLFGAEVGDAELLAMKIISQDITINKEKAIGKTVRQLGIHDEHACHITKITRSGIDLGIHPELVINRGDVLAISGPQSNLEKLSKSLGYTERDVNATDLVTFAGGVVAGFMLGQINIEIGGIQIGLGSAGGLLFVGILLGYLRSIHPTFGRVPPATIWIFKELGLLFFLAGVGVEAGHGFVEAMGSLGLPIVLSSLVIATAPVLVVFLYGIYVLKMNPALLLGATTGAVTCTPAMAAVSADARSSIPTIGYAGTYAFATIFSAIASSLMTLI, encoded by the coding sequence ATGGCAATAAATATTGTTCAATTACTCAAAGACCATCCTGAACTAGTTTTATTCGTATTGTTGGCTTTAGCTTACCTGATTGGCAATATTCGTATAGGTAGCTTGGAATTGGGCGCACCTCCTGGTATGTTAATCGCCGGTTTAATTTTTGGTCATTTTGGCTTTAATGTTTTCGAAGGGATAGAAACAATAGGTCTGTTCTTTTTTCTCTATGCTGTAGCCTTTCAAGCGGGACCAGCTTTTTTTAACGTGGTTTTAGCCGACGGAACCAAATATATAACTATGGGGGCGATCGCTACGGTAGTTGGTTTTGTCTTAACTTATTTGTTCGCGATGGTTTTTCAATTTGACGCAGGAACCGCAGCAGGTTTACTCGCAGGTTCTTTAACGAGTCCTGCGGGAGTAGCTGCAGCTATTGAAACAGCACCCTCCCCTGAGATGATTCCCCAAATTAGCATCAGTTACGCTATTACCTATTTGATTGGAGATATCTCTGTATTACTATTGGCGAGAAATATACCGAAACTATTTCGCTTTGATTTGATCGCCCAGTCCAAAAAAGCCGCAGCAGAAAAACACGTCAACGAAGGCGAAGATAGTAACCCCAACTCCTGGACTTTGACTTTGAGAGTGTATCAGGTGAGTAACCCTAGTTTAGTAGGAAAAACTATCTTAGATTTGCAAAAAATAGTAGATTGCTTGGTTTTACGCTACAAAACAGGGGGTTTAGTCACAGAATTTGACCCGGAAACGAGATTACAAAAGGGCGATCGCCTGTTGATTTGGGGTTCGATTGAACAGCAGGACGTGCTAGATCAGCTTTTTGGTGCAGAAGTAGGCGATGCTGAATTATTAGCGATGAAAATCATCAGCCAAGATATTACTATTAACAAAGAAAAAGCCATTGGTAAAACCGTGCGGCAACTGGGTATACACGACGAGCACGCCTGTCATATAACTAAGATCACTCGCTCTGGGATCGATTTGGGGATTCATCCGGAATTAGTAATCAATCGGGGAGATGTACTCGCGATTTCTGGTCCCCAGTCTAATCTGGAAAAACTGAGCAAGTCTCTTGGATATACAGAAAGAGATGTTAATGCTACAGATTTAGTTACCTTCGCAGGTGGAGTAGTAGCGGGATTTATGCTAGGACAAATTAACATAGAAATTGGCGGGATCCAAATCGGCTTAGGTAGCGCGGGGGGGCTATTATTTGTCGGGATTTTACTGGGTTATTTGCGCTCAATTCATCCAACCTTTGGTAGAGTTCCTCCCGCGACTATCTGGATTTTCAAAGAGTTGGGATTACTTTTTTTCTTAGCGGGTGTTGGGGTAGAAGCGGGTCATGGTTTTGTGGAAGCTATGGGTTCACTTGGTCTCCCTATTGTTCTCTCTAGTCTGGTTATAGCGACAGCACCGGTGCTAGTAGTTTTTCTCTACGGTATCTATGTGCTGAAAATGAATCCCGCTTTACTCCTAGGGGCGACTACGGGTGCAGTTACCTGTACTCCAGCGATGGCGGCGGTGAGTGCTGACGCGCGCAGTTCTATTCCTACCATCGGTTACGCGGGTACCTACGCTTTTGCTACTATCTTTAGTGCGATCGCCTCGAGTTTGATGACGCTAATCTGA